The DNA region CGTGTTTCTTAGGCGAGCTCCTCGGCAAGTGCCACGACTAGCTCCACGGCGTGTTTTAGGTCGTCTTTGTGCGCCATCTCCACCGGCGAGTGGGAGTACTTGGTCAATATGCCGATGGCCACGGCTGGGATCCCGGCGGCGAAGAAGGCACCTGCGTCTGTGCCGCCGCCCCCTGAGCCTATCTGTATGGGTATGCCCCGCCTCTTCGCGACCTCAAGCACCTTCTTGGCCAACTTGTTGTTGTAGGCGCCGTAGTTGTCGAATAGGCGGAGGACTGGACCGTTTCCCGGCTTCACCCCGCCGGTCCAGTTGGGGTGGCAACAGGCCATCGTGTCAACAACCACCACGTAACTGACGTCGAGGCGTCTTGACAGCGCGCGGGCTCCCATGAGTCCCACCTCCTCCTGCACGGTCCAGACGTAGGTCGCGGCGGCTCTCCTGTACGCCTCGAGCAACACCCAGCAACCGGCCCTGTCGTCCAGCGCCGTGGCGGAGACGAATTTCCCCATGTTGGAGTACCGCCTGGAAAACGCCGCGGGGGTCATCGGCCCTATGCCCATGGACTCGGCC from Pyrobaculum arsenaticum DSM 13514 includes:
- a CDS encoding M42 family metallopeptidase; the encoded protein is MELESLTRALGVSGFEEEVRRLILGAVKDGEVDEFGNVLTKTSKSKVAFVAHMDEVGLLVTSIEEDGRLKFRKVGGVDDRILPGSSVVLYGDGFKVEGVIGVAPPHFQQQQQQVSWQDLYIDIGAASRQEAESMGIGPMTPAAFSRRYSNMGKFVSATALDDRAGCWVLLEAYRRAAATYVWTVQEEVGLMGARALSRRLDVSYVVVVDTMACCHPNWTGGVKPGNGPVLRLFDNYGAYNNKLAKKVLEVAKRRGIPIQIGSGGGGTDAGAFFAAGIPAVAIGILTKYSHSPVEMAHKDDLKHAVELVVALAEELA